Part of the Nitrosophilus alvini genome, GAAGCCGGCATCAATAATATAGATCTGTGCGACAGAGACCTGATGCTGAAAAAATTGATAGCGGAGGCGAATAAAAAAGACAATCTTCCTGCTCTATTTACACAGATATCAAAAATATTAAATGAGAGAATAAAAAATTATTCTGAACTTTTACATACTTATCCTGCTTCGAAAGAAGTTATATCAAAATGGATTCAAAAGGCCAGGAGTACCGACCTTCTTCTTAAACAAAGAATGAGAGCAAATCCTTACGAATAAGAGTCTTGGATCAAAGGAGAACAGATGAAAGCGATATGGAAAAAACTTGAATGTATCAAATATCCCGGACTCAATAGAAATATTGTCGAATTAAAACTTGTTGATTCGGTAAAAGAAGAGAAAGACAGACTCGAAGTAGTTCTAAGTATAACAAATGAAGAAGCTTTTCCTTTAATAGAAGCGGATATAAAAGATGTTTTCAAAGATTATTATAGATATATTCATGTCAAACTCAAACCAAAAGAGAAAAAATCGATTAGTTATGGCTCAACCGCAAAACCCAACAACAGAGCCCCTTATGCAAAAAATATCATTGCGGTAACAAGTGGTAAAGGAGGTGTAGGTAAAAGCACTGTTGCCGTAAACATCTCTGTTGCACTGGCTCAGAAAGGATACAGAGTAGGTTTGCTCGATGCAGATGTTTATGGTCCAGATATACCCAGAATGACACAAACAGGTCACGAAAAACTTAGATGGGGAAATAACAACAAAATAATACCCAGTGAAAATTTCGGTATTAAAATAATGAGCGTAGGCCTTACCACTCCAAGGCCGGATACGCCTCTTGTCTGGAGAAGCTCGGTAGCGGTCAGCGCTTTGATACAGTTTCTTGAAGATGTAGATTGGGGGGAGTTGGATTTTCTGGTTATAGATATGCCTCCCGGAACCGGAGATATTCAGCTCACAATGGCACAGGAATTACCCATCACCGCCAGTGTTCTTGTAACTACTCCCCAGATGGTATCGGTTGATGATGTAAGCCGGGCTATTATGATGTTCAAGGATATTGGCGTAAAAATTGGAGGTCTTATAGAAAATATGAGCTTTTTCATAGCCCCTGATACAGGAAAAAGATACGATATATTCGGTTCTGGAGCAGGAGAGTCTCTCGCAAAGAAATACGGTATTCCTTTTCTTGGAAAAATTCCCCTAGATATGAAGATAAGAGAGTTTTCAGACAGCGGAACACCTGCCATTGCAGTAGGCGATGCAAGACAAAAGGGGTATTATAAAAATATTGTGGAAAACCTTTTAAAAGAAGTGGCATTTAAGTTGTGATTTTCCCAAAGGCCTAAGCCTTCGGGAAAATTTTAATATCTGTATCTTATGTAGAACCTGATATCCTGTGCTTTGTCTAAAGCATCTACTGCTTTTCCATCAGTACTGTCTACTTCTATAGGTGCACCACCGTCTGCAAAAAATCCGTTGCTTCCCGTATATTTATAGTTCATATATGTATATCTTATCTGCGCGGTAAGTGTTCTTCCGATAAGCTCTTTTGTCAGCCATACTTCATACGCATCGCCTCTTGTGGCAAGCTTGCTTCCTGCAAGTGTATCTTCCGCATATGTAAAGCTTCTCCAGTATTTCGTTCCGTGGTTATATTCTACCCCTATTCTGGCATCATCTATCAACATACACGGCCAGTTTGCGCCAACATATACGGATGTGCCGGTTTTTTTCTCGGTAGATCCAAGCATAGCGTTTCCGGATTTCGGATCTGTTTTGCTTGCCGCAAAACTTATGAATGCATTTGTTTCATCAAGTGTATCGTTTATACCGTCGCCAATACCCTGAGCCAAGAAACTTATAGCAGCACCGTACAAATTACCTACTTGTCTAAAGTTGCCCTGATACGAATCAAGCGTTCCGTCTAGATCAGTATCCACCATAGGAGCAGTTCTATCCAAAACTATACCAGGAAGATTCCATGCTTTAAATGCTGTAGTATGTACAGAATATTGTCCGTCATCATATGGAACGAAGATAAAGCCAAAAAGATCAGTTGAGTCATAATCAGGAACTTCTGTATATTCAGTTCCATTTCCACCCACAACAAGTTGATTAGAAACTCCGTATACAAAACCCGGTTTTATAGAAGCATATCTAATATTTGCATTTGTCATACCTCTTCCCATACAGAGTTTAAAATACATACCGGATATATCTGTCACATTTTCGAGGTTAAATTTGAAACTTGCTCCATCAAACTCCGTATTTATTATATGCCCAAGCGGAGATTTTGGATTTTGATCTTCTCTGTAGCTCGCAAGAAGTCCGTCAGTAGCAGGTCTTCTTCCCAAACTCGCTGTCCAGGGAATGTCGGCGCCAAAGAGACTCTCTCCAAAATATAACCAATAAGCCTCTTTTATTCTGAGCTCTCCGTTAGGATTTGGAGTCTCATTTACAATCCAGTCAAAATAGTTAAAGTTCGCCCCTAAAGTGTTTGTCATCTGCCCGTATGCCTTGTAATAACTTATCAGACCTTTAAAAACAATATTGTTTTTTGGTGCATATGCCATTCCAAGCCAGAGTCTATTTGTAAATATTCTGTTCCAGCTTGAGTTACCGTTTACTGTTTTATACCCGATTACATCATACGCTGTTCTGAAATCAACATTCCACTTTATATTATCACCTGCATCGTGTGCTTTAACCTCCTGAAGCTGCTTTTTCAGTGCTTTGAGATTTACTCCGGCTTGTGCTTTTTTGAGTTCCTGTATCTCTTTTTTAAGCTGTTCAAGTTCAGCTTTTATGTCAGCTTCACTTGCAAAACCCGTTGTTACAACTGCTGCTATTGCAGACAAAGCGATAAACTTTTTCATCCTCACTCCTTTAATATTTGACATTACGCATATATCAGCGATACAGTGATTATAAATCAACTGGTTTTAAATATAACTTAAATTTATATCTGAATTTTATTTATGAGTTCGTTCAATAATTTTTACTTATGTTAGTATAAGTTTAAAAAACATATTATGATAAGATTTTATTATATCTGGAGCTATGAGGGAGATAAAAGCGGCTAAAAGCCGCTTTTATTTTTATTTAACATGAAGGTACGTTACCGCTGTCGCTAGCATATTCATAACAGAAATCAAATAGATGTTTTACCCACTTATCTTTAATAGCTTCAGGTTTTACTTTAGGACATATTTTGTTTACCTCTTCTTTAAATTTACCGCTCTCGTATATTTCTTCCCATTCATCTTGAGTATGTTTTGCAGCAAATTTTGCTCCTGTCATACCACAAGGTTTTTTAAGCTTTTTTTGAAAAAGCCTTTGACCTTTTGTAACATCTGCAAAAGCCGCAGTACTTACAAAGCTCAATCCCAAAAATGCAGTAAGAAGTATTGCAAAAAACTTCTTCATAACAGCTCCTTTAATGATTATAGATAAATTCATTTTATCAGAACGTATATAAAATGTAGTTAAAATAACTTTTTTGAATAACTTAATAAAAATAAAATAAGTATAACTGATGTATTTTCTTATATTATAAGATGAAACTATATTTATTAAAAGAAATGTTGTTTATATAAAATAAACATTTGCAGATAATAAAGCAAGAATTTTTATTGATTTTTTAGTTGTTTTAGAAGGATAAATAGAAAAGAAAGAAAAAAACCTGGCCTGGCGCCGACCTACTTTTCCACACCCGAGGGGTGCAGTATCATCAGCGATGCGGAGCTTAGCTTCCGGGTTCGGGATGGGACCGGGCGTTTCCTCCGCTCTATAGGCACCAGGACAGAAAGAGTAAAAGCTTCGAGAAGCCCTTAATCTTTCTGTCATTCACTAACACTATCACTCAACACTCACACTCATTGTTAACAGCCCAAATAAAGATGCAATCTCTTTAAGTAACTCAGTAAGGCGGCATACGCCCAGATCTTTTATATGTAAGCCGAACGGACTATTAGTACTGGTCAGCTAAAGGCCTTGCAGCCCTTACACACCCAGCCTATCAAGCAGGTAGTCTTCCTGCGTCCTTCAGGGAAGGCTCATCTTGGAGTCGGCTTCCCGCTTAGATGCTTTCAGCGGTTATCCGTTCCGTGCATAGCTACCCAGCGGTGCCCTTGGCAGGACAACTGGTACACCAGTGGCACGTCCACCCCGGTCCTCTCGTACTAGGGGCAGCTCTCCTCAGCCTTCCTACGCCCACGGAAGATAGGGACCGAACTGTCTCACGACGTTCTGAACCCAGCTCGCGTACCGCTTTAAATGGCGAACAGCCATACCCTTGGGACCTGCTCCAGCCCCAGGATGCGATGAGCCGACATCGAGGTGCCAAACCTCCCCGTCGATGTGAGCTCTTGGGGGAGATCAGCCTGTTATCCCCGGGGTACCTTTTATCCTTTGAGCGATGGCCCTTCCACTCAGAACCACCGGATCACTAAGACCGACTTTCGTCTCTGCTCGAGTTGTCTCTCTCACAGTCAGGCTGGCTTATGCCTTTATACTCTCCAGACGATTTCCAACCGTCTTGAGCCAACCTTTGTAAGCCTCCGTTACTTTTTAGGAGGCGACCGCCCCAGTCAAACTACCCGCCAGGCATTGTCCTCCATGTGGATAACACATGCAAGTTAGCCATCAGAATAAGGAAGGGTGGTATCTCAAGGTCGCCTCCACCCGAACTGGCGTCCGGGCTTCTCAGGCTCCCACCTATCCTGCACATCCTTATCCCGATGGCAGTGCCAAGCTGTAGTAAAGGTCCACGGGGTCTTTCCGTCTTTCCGCGGGTAGGAGGAATTTTCACCTCCACTACAATTTCACTGGATCCCTGGTCGAGACAGCTCCCATCTCGTTACGCCATTCATGCAGGTCGGTATTTAACCGACAAGGAATTTCGCTACCTTAGGACCGTTATAGTTACGGCCGCCGTTTACCGGGGCTTCGGTTCATGGCTTCGCCCCTAAAGGCTAACCAATCCCCTTAACCTTCCGGCACCGGGCAGGCGTCACACCCTATACATCCAATTACTTGTTAGCAGAGTGCTGTGTTTTTGATAAACAGTCGGATGGGACTCTTTGCTGCGACCTGCCTCGGCTCCACCCGCTAGGGGTCTCACCTACCGCAGGCACACCTTATACCGAAGATACGGTGCCAGCTTGCAGAGTTCCTTAACCAGGGTTCTTCCACGCGCCTTAGAATACTCATCTCGCCCACCTGTGTCGGTTTACGGTACGGGCTGCCTCAATCTCAAACGGTTTAGAAGCTTTTCTCGGCACGACGGCATCAGCGATTCTCTCGCCCTCCCGAAGGAGTTTGAGAGCCTGTCAGGTCTCGGGCTCACGTCAGACGGATTTGCCTGTCTGACACCCTACACCCTTCGAGCCGGTATTCCATCACCGACCTCGCTTAGCCCTATGCGTCCCTCCCTCACCTCGATTGAAGCAGGTATCGGAATATTAACCGATTTCCCATCGCCTACCCCTTTCGGACTCGGCTTAGGCCCCGACTAACCCTACGTTGACGAGCATCGCGTAGGAAACCTCGGGCTTTCGGCGAAGAGGATTCTCACCTCTTTTATCGCTACTCATGCCTGCATGCTCACTTCCTGCCGCTCCACCACTCCTCACCGGTATGGCTTCTACGCTGACAGGAACGCTCTCCTACCGCACACGCCCCAGCGTGCACCTGCGACTTCGGTGTCTACTTTAGCCCCGTTATATTTTCGGCGCGGGATCGCTAGACCAGTGAGCTGTTACGCTTTCTTTAAAGGATGGCTGCTTCTAAGCCAACCTCCTGGTTGTCTAAGCAACCCCACATCCTTTTCCACTTAAGTAGAACTTGGGGACCTTAGTCGGCAGTCTGGGTTGTTCCCCTCTCGACATAGGATTTTATCACCCTACGCCTGACTCCCAGGATTACACATAAGGTATTCGGAGTTTGACAGGGTTTGGTACCGCGGTGAGCAGCCCTAGCCCTATCAGTGCTCTACCCCCTTATGCTACTTCCTGAGGCTATACCTAAATATATTTCGGAGAGAACCAGCTATCACCAAGTTTGTTTGGCCTTTCACCCCTATCCACAGCTCATCCGAAGAGTTTTCAACCTCCACCGGTTCGGTCCTCCACGGGGTCTTACTCCCGCTTCAACCTGGCCATGGATAGATCACTTGGCTTCGGGTCTGCAGCATCTGACTTATTCGCCCTATTAAGACTCGCTTTCGCTACGGCTCCCCGTTCGGTTAACCTCGCCAGATACCACAACTCGCAGGCTCATTATGCAAAAGGCAGTCCGTCACCCTGAACATATGTCCATAGGGCTCCGAATGATTGTAGGCAGACGGTTTCAGGTTCTATTTCACTCCCCTCACCGGGGTTCTTTTCACCTTTCCCTCACGGTACTGGTTCACTATCGGTCTGACGGTAGTATTTAGGGTTGGAAGGTGGTCCTCCCAGCTTCAGTCAGGATAACACGTGTCCCGACCTACTCAGGATCATCCCTGGCCCACTCCAACTTTCGCTTACGGGACTATCACCCTCTCTGGTGTGCCTTTCCAGACACTTCTGCTAGTCTTTGTGGTACCCTTATGGGAGTCCTACAACCCCGGATGCAAGCATCCGGTTTGCCCTCTTCCCATTTCGCTCGCCGCTACTTTGGGAATCTCTCTTGATTTCTTCTCCTCCGGGTACTGAGATGTTTCACTTCCCCGGGTTCGCCCCTGCCCACACTTATTCGAATCTGATCCCCAGTCGATTGTACAAAGCCCTTTTTGAACCTCTGTTTCGTTTCAACTGTTTCTCTCTTCTTCGTGCCTCTTCTAGAGTCTCATATGCCTCATAGTATTTCACCTTCCATCGATGACCTTTAGTCGTCTGACAACCTATCCCTTCGTTATGCTCTCTCAAACGTCTTTTCAGGTCATCTGTCGAACCAAGGTAATACTCATTGGCATCTACTCTTTGAAGCAGGTAAAGATAGTACATATCTTCTCCATTCGAATAAGTGTGGGCAGGTGACCGGCATCTCTACCGGCCGGGTTGCCCCATTCGGAAATCTCCGGATCAAAGCTCTTTGGCAGCTCCCCGAAGCTTATCGCAGCCTGACACGTCCTTCATCGCCTCCGTCAGCCAAGGCATCCGCCGTCTGCCCTTTGTAGCTTACATATTCTACTCTAGGCGCTGCCGCCTTACTCAGTCACTTTTTCAACCAAGTATTGCAGCAACTTATGAAATTGCATTTACCTCTTTACTTTAGACTGTTAACAATGAGTTTTCAAATATCATCTTAGACTCTGAAGTCTAAAATAAACTCTCCTCATAGAAAGCTTATTTTAAACCTCTCTCGCTCCGTGATTCGTGATGATTGGTGTTTGGCATCCACTCACACTCACACCAACACCCACACTTACACTCACCAACTGGTGGAGAATAGCGGGATCGAACCGCTGACCTCCTGCGTGCAAAGCAGGCGCTCTCCCAGCTGAGCTAATTCCCCGTCTTTAATGATGAATGTTGAATTGTGAATTCATCATTATTCATTATTCATTTCCCAAATGGTGGGCCTGAGAGGACTTGAACCTCTGACCTCACCCTTATCAGGGGTGCGCTCTAACCACCTGAGCTACAGGCCCTTATTTCAAGTTGAAGTGTTGAAGGTTGAAGGTTGAAGTAGATTAATCTTCCTCTTCTCTTTTCCTTCACCCTTCAGCCTTCCGCCTTCTACCTCTTTCAAACCCACCCCTGACAAGGGTTTATGAAAATCAGCTCACGCTACTCTCTTTAATATGTTAAAGAACTCCCAATCTCTCAAAACTAAACAAACCGACCTTCACCTTTGAGCTTCCGGCCTCTGTCGTGAAACAGAGACCCCTCTCTATCCAAACAATTTAATGTTCGGATCATCACTCTAGAAAGGAGGTGATCCAACCGCAGGTTCTCCTACGGTTACCTTGTTACGACTTCACCCCAGTCGCTGAGCCCACCGTGGACGGTAGCCCCCTAAATTAGGTTGGCTTCCCGGCTTCGGGTGAGCTCAACTCCCATGGTGTGACGGGCGGTGAGTACAAGACCCGGGAACGTATTCACCGCGGCATGGCTGATCCGCGATTACTAGCGATTCCAGCTTCATGTAGTCGAGTTGCAGACTACAATCCGAACTGAGAGCAGGTTTAGAGATTTGCTCCACGTCGCCGTATTGCCTCTCTCTGTCCTGCCCATTGTAGCACGTGTGTCGCCCTGGACATAAGGGCCATGATGACTTGACGTCATCCTCACCTTCCTCCCGGTTGCCCGGGCAGTCCCCCTAGAGTGCTCAGCCTAACTGTTAGCAACTAAGGGCGAGGGTTGCGCTCGTTGCGGGACTTAACCCAACATCTCACGACACGAGCTGACGACAGCCGTGCAGCACCTGTCACCCAGTTCCTACAAAAGTAGGCACCCCCGTATCTCTACAGGGTTCTGGGGATGTCAAGCCCAGGTAAGGTTCTTCGCGTATCTTCGAATTAAACCACATGCTCCACCGCTTGTGCGGGTCCCCGTCTATTCCTTTGAGTTTTAGCCTTGCGGCCGTACTCCCCAGGCGGGATGCTTAATGCGTTAGCTGCATCACTGAAGTGACTGGCACTCCAACGACTAGCATCCATCGTTTAGGGCGTGGACTACCAGGGTATCTAATCCTGTTTGCTCCCCACGCTTTCGCGCCTCAGCGTCAGTATCGTCCCAGCAGGTCGCCTTCGCAATGGGTATTCCTGGTGATCTCTACGGATTTTACCCCTACACCACCAATTCCACCTGCCTCTTCCGAACTCTAGTCTGGCAGTTTCGGATGCAGTTCCACGGTTGAGCCGTGGGCTTTCACACCCGACTTACCAAACCGCCTACGCGCCCTTTACGCCCAGTGATTCCGAGTAACGCTTGCACCCTCCGTATTACCGCGGCTGCTGGCACGGAGTTAGCCGGTGCTTATTCCTGAGGTACCGTCATTATCTTCCCTCAGAAAAGGAGTTTACAACCCGAAGGCCTTCTTCCTCCACGCGGCGTTGCTGCGTCAGGGTTGCCCCCATTGCGCAATATTCCCCACTGCTGCCTCCCGTAGGAGTCTGGACCGTGTCTCAGTTCCAGTGTGGCTGATCATCCTCTCAGACCAGCTACCCGTCATAGCCTTGGTAGGCCGTTACCCCACCAACAAGCTGATAGGCCACAGCCCCATCCTATAGCGCTACATATCGCTTTCCCAACTCTACTTGTGTAGAGAAGGAGTATAGGGTATTAGCAGCCGTTTCCAGCTGTTATCCCCCGCTATAGGGCAGGTTAGCTATGTATTACTCACCCGTGCGCCACTTAGCTGACACTCTTTCCCGAAGGAAAAAGCCGTTCTCGTTCGACTTGCATGTGTTAAGCACGCCGCCAGCGTTCACTCTGAGCCAGGATCAAACTCTCCATAAAATATTTATGAATCAGTTAATCCATTTACTTTAAACTTCTCGCTCAAAGGTTTTAGTCGGTTTGTTTAGTTTTCAAAGATCGTTTTTCCCATTCTATAATCGGAAAAGAACTCTCAAACTCATTAAACTCTAATGAGTCAGTCAAACCCTCTTCCCTTCTTTTTAAAGGGGTGAAATTATACCTAATCTTTCCATCTATGTCAAGAGCCTATCCACAACCACGGCCCCGCCGTACTCGCTCTTGTCTCGCTCCCCTCTTAAGCAGGCGGAATTATATTACTTTTCGCATCATTTGTCAAGAAAAATCATCAAAAATACTGCATATTTTTAAAAATTCTTGCAAAAGATATTCTCTTAATGTATAATTTTCTTGTACTAATCTTAAACTTAATCCAAAAGGGAGGGTTATGGCACTTTATAATAGAGATTATGTAAAATCTCATCAACAAGAAGAGAGGTATGTACGCAGTGAAGAGACTGCACATTCATATGAATTAGACAGAGCAACATTTATCAAAAAGACCTATCAGCTATTTGCTGCTAGCCTTATGGCAGCAACCACAGGGGCATATATCGGTATGGGTATCGCCCCCGCAATAGCTTCCTGGTATTGGGGGCTGGTGATTCTTGAATTTGCCATGCTTTTCGGTGTATATCTTACAAAAAGCAAACCCGGTATAAATCTTGCCATGCTTTTTGGCTTTACTTTTTTGACAGGTCTTACACTTACTCCACTGCTGAGTGCAGTTTTAGGTATGCCTGGAGGCGCCTCCATAGTTACAAACGCACTTCTGCTTACAGGCGTGGCATTCGGGGGAATCAGTCTTTTTGCCATTAACACAACAAGAGATTTCTCTTTTATGGGTAAATTCCTATTTATCGCACTTATTATAATAATAGTTGCGTCTTTGATAAATATATTCCTGGGCAGTCCGTTGATGCAGATGGTCATTGCATCGGCCGGAGCTTTGCTTTTCAGTGCTTTTATACTATTTGATACGCAAAATATTATAAAAGGTGCATTTAACACTCCGGTTGAAGCAGCAATTGCTCTTTATCTGGATGTTCTAAATCTTTTTATCTCTCTTCTGCAAATACTTGGAATTTTCGGTAATGAGGAATAAAAAAGTTTTGGCTCATTTTGAGCCAAAACTCTCAAGGCTTATCGATGCAAACCTCAATAGACTAAAAGAAGGCATCAGAGTCATCGAAGATATATACAGATACATATATGATGACAAAAGTATATCATCCAAACTTAAATATCTGAGACATCTCTGCAATCTTCCATTTTATGAAAAACTTATAGAACAAAGAGATATAAAAGAAGACGTGCTTAAACAGACCATAAAAAGCGAAGAG contains:
- a CDS encoding Mrp/NBP35 family ATP-binding protein; this translates as MKAIWKKLECIKYPGLNRNIVELKLVDSVKEEKDRLEVVLSITNEEAFPLIEADIKDVFKDYYRYIHVKLKPKEKKSISYGSTAKPNNRAPYAKNIIAVTSGKGGVGKSTVAVNISVALAQKGYRVGLLDADVYGPDIPRMTQTGHEKLRWGNNNKIIPSENFGIKIMSVGLTTPRPDTPLVWRSSVAVSALIQFLEDVDWGELDFLVIDMPPGTGDIQLTMAQELPITASVLVTTPQMVSVDDVSRAIMMFKDIGVKIGGLIENMSFFIAPDTGKRYDIFGSGAGESLAKKYGIPFLGKIPLDMKIREFSDSGTPAIAVGDARQKGYYKNIVENLLKEVAFKL
- a CDS encoding DUF3373 family protein, with amino-acid sequence MKKFIALSAIAAVVTTGFASEADIKAELEQLKKEIQELKKAQAGVNLKALKKQLQEVKAHDAGDNIKWNVDFRTAYDVIGYKTVNGNSSWNRIFTNRLWLGMAYAPKNNIVFKGLISYYKAYGQMTNTLGANFNYFDWIVNETPNPNGELRIKEAYWLYFGESLFGADIPWTASLGRRPATDGLLASYREDQNPKSPLGHIINTEFDGASFKFNLENVTDISGMYFKLCMGRGMTNANIRYASIKPGFVYGVSNQLVVGGNGTEYTEVPDYDSTDLFGFIFVPYDDGQYSVHTTAFKAWNLPGIVLDRTAPMVDTDLDGTLDSYQGNFRQVGNLYGAAISFLAQGIGDGINDTLDETNAFISFAASKTDPKSGNAMLGSTEKKTGTSVYVGANWPCMLIDDARIGVEYNHGTKYWRSFTYAEDTLAGSKLATRGDAYEVWLTKELIGRTLTAQIRYTYMNYKYTGSNGFFADGGAPIEVDSTDGKAVDALDKAQDIRFYIRYRY
- a CDS encoding cytochrome C; protein product: MKKFFAILLTAFLGLSFVSTAAFADVTKGQRLFQKKLKKPCGMTGAKFAAKHTQDEWEEIYESGKFKEEVNKICPKVKPEAIKDKWVKHLFDFCYEYASDSGNVPSC
- a CDS encoding Bax inhibitor-1/YccA family protein, giving the protein MALYNRDYVKSHQQEERYVRSEETAHSYELDRATFIKKTYQLFAASLMAATTGAYIGMGIAPAIASWYWGLVILEFAMLFGVYLTKSKPGINLAMLFGFTFLTGLTLTPLLSAVLGMPGGASIVTNALLLTGVAFGGISLFAINTTRDFSFMGKFLFIALIIIIVASLINIFLGSPLMQMVIASAGALLFSAFILFDTQNIIKGAFNTPVEAAIALYLDVLNLFISLLQILGIFGNEE
- a CDS encoding thiamine-phosphate pyrophosphorylase; its protein translation is MAHFEPKLSRLIDANLNRLKEGIRVIEDIYRYIYDDKSISSKLKYLRHLCNLPFYEKLIEQRDIKEDVLKQTIKSEEKREDIKALIIANFKRAQESSRVLEESLKLIDTESAEKFKKIRYDLYDIEKEALSKIK